ACATAATggtttataaaatttcttaatttttaaataatagagcgatgattaaaagttatatacatgtaaataaacaaatgtatatcaaaatatattgtttttaaattatttataatgatcattatattgaaattatttatcatttgtaacatttgttcaaaattgccgtaaacaaacatacaaaactaaatttaatatttacaaaataaaggACTACATGTGtagtttagtttattttttaattattatcttaattttgatAGATATTTGTAATTTCTTAAAACATCTATccacaaataataatttttctttcttattagcAGACCATCGAGACTGAAAAGTATTATGAGacttttttaattagaaaaatgcTAATCATGGTATCAAAAGCCGATGTTTTCGAAATATAATCTTagcatttaaaataaatatatttttttaaaaaaatatattataatacttaagttaaaatttaataatatatatcaatattcaatagtaataataataatacttttatatttaaaaaataatgaaaaatatttattggtcgattttcattgttttagataaaagtaaaatgatcttacaaatttttttatcatccaaaaagattttagttttaatatgtTTGAATCGTGATTTATTTAAATGGATGAACTAATTAGTTTTCCGGTGTGCGATTCCATTTTCAGAACATGCTAACACAGAATTTaacatttaagaaaattattttttattatacaaagttgaaaaatattaaaatttttcctatttttaataCAACTCTAATAATAAGAagtttatataattgattaattaagaaatcAGCTAAGAAAATCTATAATGAAAACTCACAATATGTATGGGTTgctttacatattaaaaaaaaattatgatctCTATTGTATCATATCTTACTAACTAAGTTATacttaattttactttaatggAAGACAGTGTCTaagaaatttcatatatatatatatatatatatatatatatatatatatatatatatatatatatatatatatatatatatatatatatatatatatatatatatatatatatatatatatatatatatatatatatatatatatatatatatatatatatatatatatatatatatatacaaattttcttaaacaaatttGAAGTGTTATATGACCATTTCAATAGAAAAATTACCTCAATAAACCACTAAACATCTCTAACTCAACATGATTTCCCAAAGCAATTTTCATATGATGTGTGTTAAAGTACAAAATGAAGAACAATTTCAAAGGTGGTGTTtcctttttttatatgaaaatacaAACATGTTTCATACTAGTCCAAATGTAAAAGTGAAATCCTatttagaaaaagagaatataAAGTTTTGGTCTTTAGTGTTTATCCTAATGTTTGTCTTTTTTATACTAAAGCTATTTCTCAAGGAATATTCATCTTATATATAATGCCATAAGGAAGCAGATGTAGAACATCATACAAACATGTGTTAAAACTGATATATGCAAACATGAGAATAAACAAGTTGTTTTGGCCAGCTTTCAAGGCATTCCAATTTTGTATGGGAATTACTTTTTgcatgtttttaaaaaaatgtgcaCTCTTTAAAATGTTCTTTAGCctgtaaaatattttgaaaatttaattttagaagtgacataaaaaaatgaaattgaaatttggaaaatatgaatttcatattattggttaagaaaattaacaatcttctatttttttttcaaaatattaatttcgcTTTCAAAATTGTAAATCTATAATCATTATagaacttaaattttttaaataaacaactTATTTAAATAGAGTGCATTGATtttctggaaaaaaaatattaaaagcaatGAGCAAACATAGTCAAGTAAGCTTTATGGTTGGCACATGAACAATGACATTAGTAgtcttattctatttttaagGATAAGATTCCTGAACTTTGTAGTGATTAAAGTACGTAGTAATAAAAAAACTCTGGTTTTGACTCAGAAAACAAGTAACAACTCCAGTATGAGACAATATTGCAGACATTGACCTAATTATTCAAATGTTATTTGCAAGCTACATGAAATATAATCATTAgctatggaaattattttagtgGAAAGAGATTGAGACATATATGACTTTTTTATGtcttagaaaatttttaaagtCGTATTGGAATATGACTAATTAGGGTTATATAATCAAGCCAGAAAATTCTCaccaaattttataaatttaattaacatatttcattatttttttttaatccttaCAAACATGAAATTTGCCCCAAATTTAATATGGGTTTATAATTTCATGATAATATTATCTAATTGAATATAATTAGTTaacaaaatcacattttaaatagtttattattgtataatatttttatttgacattcttatatatatagaatgtgaaaaaaaaaatgttatttggtAAGAATTCCATATTAAACCTGTATAGTATAAGAAAGTCACATTGGGTTACAATCacattattgtttataatagtatataaaaaacacaattcattttcatatttaataatttacaaaacTTACTATCGATATTAGTGAAAATACGCATATGCAGTGTtcacttgttttttttatgataatacaaaataataaattgttaatattataattataaaattaaatataaataatttttataattgtattgtaaatagtttttatttattttgtagatagtttttatttatgttgtaggtagttttattgtaaatacagtttaaaaatattatgtatcaaaatttaagtttgttatgtgacaaatttgatttattttctatCTTAGAATCCTTGTATTTTTGACACATGACACTTTAAAGTAGAAGACCGTCCAAATTTTTTACACCTAATATTtctaaatgataataatatcaatttaatcaaaatgaatatattgaatatttttttacaaagatAGTGactcaattaatttaaaaaaaaaataggtaaaaaagatataaaaaaaaagtcaaagacCTAgacatatagataaataaaaatctataaGTACTCGTTTGGAAATTTTTACGATatactaatataattttttattttttatatccaTTTCCACTTAGTCTTCtttattcaattttcatttcatttttcttctcaatgaaatatttattgtaccacatctattattttttctctctcacatCTTTTATCCAATCTCATGCATCTCAAAGTCGACAAGTAGGTTTAACTTTTTCCAATTAATATTTCAGAGCTCAGAATGATCATTTATTTACAATATGACTGTTGATGAAAGTGCATCACGAGAGGTGCgagcagagagagagagaaggacAGAGAATCTTTTATGGTTGATGAACAATGCAAGAAGAAAGACACATTATTCAATTCTAGGGTTTGAACTAGTCACCCCTCCATGCAACTTTCGTGACCAACATGCTTCTGTCATCAACACACATGTACATAAAAGAAATCCTTATATCaaacaaaaaccaaataaataacCATATTCATTGGCCCCACAACCAATTCAAAAAATTACCATGCATGAACCtcataatttaataacaaatataacACAAGAGCATCTAGTCAATAATCTTTAGCATTCTTATTTGCTTAATTCAAACTTTGACCTAATTAAACTATGTAGTTCTTATCTATGAACTACATATTAATATACTAAAGTTTATCATCAACAAACCAGAAAACTAAATGTCACCTAATTAAATCTTCACTTCACATAAgcttttgcatttttttcttaCACAAATATCCCATATGATATTCTTCCCTTGGTTATACATCGTATGAATAAAATAACTAGTTAGCTAACACTTTGATTTGGTCAATGTGGCTTAATGTCAGCATAGCTAAAATCAACCCACTCTGGAGCAAAAGTTTCACCAACTCTCTCATAATGGCAGTTAGCAAAATCATAGGGAAATCCAAagccaaaatccaccaacattTCCATAGATTCATCAATACAATGTTGTTGTTGCTCTTGCTGCTGCTGTTGAGGCTGTGACACGACACACTTGTTGTAATTCATTGCAATGGAAGATGAATCCGAAATGCTGCTTGAACCTTCTTGAGACAATGACACCATGTGACTGTTACTGTTACTTTCGTTGGTGTTATTGTTGATCCTTGAACTTGCACCAATCTGTGAGACACCATGCATGACTTGTGGACTGTACAACCCATGATGCTTTGTTTGGTCAAAACTAATGATGTTTTTTTGATTATCTGTGAATGCATTGTTATCATTTGCTTCTAAGATTGGTAGCACCAAGGCTAGCTGATTTGGTGAAACATTGAAAGGTGAATTTTGAGTTTTCAGACTTTGGTTGGTTGGTAATGGGGTTGAAGTTGAAGGAAGAGTGTCATTTTCGGTCAATGTTTTGAGACTAACTTTTCCTGCCATTATCTTCTTCTTCAGTTTCGTGTTCCAGTAGTTTTTCACATCATTGTCGGTTCTGCCAGGAAGTTTAGAGGCTATGGCAGACCATCTGAACAAGCAAGAACACAAATTTtatcagtatatatatatatatattatgtgtgtGGTGTAAACATAGTGAtgtttcattttcatataaGTCTAACAATTAATTAGGCCACTGTTGACTCTAAACTATTGTTTTGGTTTGTTAAAGATTTCATTAGTAAAATTATGAGTGTGTACAatgacaataataaaatttgaatttaaatctctttttaaaattttcatctttataaagcaaacatattatataaaatttgatggaaACCGTGTGGTCCCTGTCCATAgaataatttattctaaaatggGTTTCTCCGAtacataaaaagttataaaatttaaagttaaattattgtttcaaaACCCTTTATCcctaaataaaaatgaaacaataattAACGTGTTATATGATGAGCTCCCAAATTATACAATAATTTGTGCTGAAAAAGATTTTTCTCATTCGAAATTATCACATACTAATTATcgttataaaatttaaatataaaatattattcaaactATTCAGAAAAACTATAAAGTGTATGTATgtgttatatataaattaaacgaAACCGCGTGGTATGAATTTTTCCAACACATAATTATAAACTCAcggtatataatttataattataaatttatttggtTATAATATAAAGCTTAAATCTACAACACTATCTTTAAAcctttcaataaaaaaaatgacatgttATATAAGAATTGGTCCGTACCACATGACGTGGTCCAagctaatatatttttgtaaaatgaaaattttattataattgtcaGTTAATAATACCGCTCATATAGACTGTAGTGAATAGAGACATAATCATATAAGCATTGGCTAAATCCCAATTAGAATAATCTCTTATggatgtattttattaatatatctgttgctgattatttttttaatcgatGGTGAATATTATAGTGTGAAAtttacataatttgaaaattaaaacttgCCTGCTTCCCATCTGGCCATAGAGATTGCAAATGatgttgtcttcttcttcaGTGAAGCCTCCATGTTTGATGTCTGGTCTCAGATAATTCAGCCACCGTAGGCGGCAACTCTTCCCACACCGTCTAAGGCCtgcatattaaataaaaattatataataaagaaaaaataaagtaaatagatgaagtttataataaatataaaagatggatgaatatttttttattaaaacaatgaaaaaaataggtACAAAATAAAGAGATTAATTAAGAGTATTATAACAGGAGAAACTCCCATTCCTTGTTTCATGCCTTGTAAACTGCAGAAGCTATTTATGATTTTGACCAAAAGGATTCAAAGGAAATAATGTCATTTGCGGAAAAAGTGTGTCTACTAGTGGACTTGGAAATTGAACAAACACTGAGAAAACTGAAATAGATTGAGAAAACAGTTGCATTTGTCAATGTATTTGTAACTCAAATTAATGTATCATAAATATAGTGAGATGAGTTTCTATACAATTATGGCCTTTAAACATGCAGTTTGTGAATTCAATGCTTCAACAAGAATTAGTCTTTAACTTTTGATGAAGAGTATAggaataaacaaaagaaaatgataattgAAACTGGAATTAAAGTAAAATGCATGTATCAATATACATAACACAAAACAAAACTCCATGTTGAACAAAACAAAGATAATCATGTTTTGGTTGAGATGGGTGTTGCAGAAAAGATCTTGAGAAAAAGGATGAACAAAGATTCATATACTGAAATGAGAAGAAGGTGTTTGAAAAATGTGAATAAGTATTgggaaagaagagagaaaaaccaGCTTTTTTGGGCAATGCAATCCAATTTCCACCAGTTCCATGAGACTCCACATAGGCTTTGAGTGTTGCATCTTCTTCGGGGGACCATGGTCCTCTTTTGACATTGGCTTTGTCACAACAAGGAGCTCTTCCCATGGCGACACCACTCTCTCACAGAAACTCCAATAATCACAGAAAGAACAAAACAATGAGACTTTGAGACTCTTTTTCTGGTGAAGGTGTTATAAAGTTGGTGTCATCTGAGGCAGGGGGACCCAGCCAGCTACCAGACAAAACATTGTATTAACTTGTAATAATTAATAAGATAAGATGAGACCATGTTCAGACTGTTACAAGTTTGTACAAACCCAATCTGGGTTCAAATTCTAGGCCTGTTTGTTGTTGGTTCAAAACTGGGTGTTTGTCCATTATTCTTCTTTACAcagttttttttctaaatgttaCATCTTAGCAATACAtcagttaaatttttttttaatctgtttttctgttataacttataattgaaaaatataaagaaagagaGTAAAGGGTTGAAGATCACACCCAtcatatacaaaaataatgtttaattagtaatttagtttgtatatttaaatttataatttatttttttttataactttttttaacttaattgagtttcattatattttaaagagagtcagtttgatttatttgttaaattgaCATTAACATTGTTTGAAATGTGTCATCTGTGTCAAAATCTCAATAAAGAAATCTTGAAGTCTTTTTAATTTGATACATGAGTCCTTTCAAATTTTGACACGTAACACATTTCAAATAGTATTAAtgctaatttaacaaaaaagaCCACATTGgttctatttaaaaatattgagattcaatgagtaaaaaaatactataaaaactAAAGTGAATcataactttaaatataaaaaccaaaCTACTAGTTAAGTCTAAAactaatttaaagtatataagtgaaAATACTCCTTAGTTTACAATCAGTTTTTTCAAACATTCAAGGGGATTACTCAAACTTAAACTCACTTCCTAATATAATATTCTAGCAAAGTGTGTTAGACATATATtgttaaattgataaaaaaaatacattttgaaaagtCCCACATCACCTaagataagaaaggaagtgttTGTTAGTGATTATACAATGGACTTAAGGTCCATGGTGTTTCTTGTCCCAACCTAaagacattttaaatttatatttgatttttccTATACTCTTGTAATATAGTGTTGTAAGGTTTAAGTTAAATTCTTACTTTGAAGAGTGTGGGTGTATTTGGGGTCAAAAAAACATAAGAGAATTGTCTAtgtgttgtaaaaaaatttcacatagTGTTATTCTTTAGTTGTCACTAGACAAAAATCATGGTTTTTCTCTGGTTTTGGGGTTTTCACGTTATGTTCCTACCAGGCACAGATATACCCAAAGGTACACTAGTCTTCTATTTGGGTCGAGACTTAATAGATGACTCTAATGTCTTCCATTCTTTCTACTCTTTAGACAACAAGTCTTATTCACCACGAATGTTGAGATGTTCACTTTCGATGAGGGTGGTGTGACATCGGCGAACCTACAAAGACACTTTAACACTCAAGTTAGTTATTGATAGTAAATAGATATATTGCAATAAATAAGATCACTAACATACCTTGTAAATAATGACTATTTACAATACCTGAATGAGCCATACTTGTTCTTGTTTTAAGGTTTTCTTAATGCGTCTACTTATCTTTAATCTTTCTATAATTTGTTCTTTCACCTAGGTAGATTTGTATCACAACAATGACACATGTATCCTTTACTTTGTGGTGCAAGTTGAGGTGTCCTCAACCATTTGGGGGTTGACATGTACTGGTCGAGAGTCTTGTCGAAGTGTCTTCGATCTCTTAGGGTCGAAATGTACTAGACATATGTGTACACTTGAGATGTTATAGTCGAGAGTCTTGTTGAGGTGTCTTCGACCTCTTAGGGGTCGAGGTGTACTAGGCATAGATGTACACTAGCCTTATAGAGTCGAGACGTGCTAGTCAAGAGTCTTGTCGAGGTGTCTTCAATCTCTTGGGGGCCGAGGTGTACTAGCATAGATGTACACTAGCCTTTCGGAGCCGAGATGACTTAGACGAATTAATAATCTTTGTAAGAGAAATT
This window of the Vigna angularis cultivar LongXiaoDou No.4 chromosome 7, ASM1680809v1, whole genome shotgun sequence genome carries:
- the LOC108337579 gene encoding transcription factor RAX2, with the protein product MGRAPCCDKANVKRGPWSPEEDATLKAYVESHGTGGNWIALPKKAGLRRCGKSCRLRWLNYLRPDIKHGGFTEEEDNIICNLYGQMGSRWSAIASKLPGRTDNDVKNYWNTKLKKKIMAGKVSLKTLTENDTLPSTSTPLPTNQSLKTQNSPFNVSPNQLALVLPILEANDNNAFTDNQKNIISFDQTKHHGLYSPQVMHGVSQIGASSRINNNTNESNSNSHMVSLSQEGSSSISDSSSIAMNYNKCVVSQPQQQQQEQQQHCIDESMEMLVDFGFGFPYDFANCHYERVGETFAPEWVDFSYADIKPH